In Zingiber officinale cultivar Zhangliang chromosome 8B, Zo_v1.1, whole genome shotgun sequence, a single genomic region encodes these proteins:
- the LOC122017787 gene encoding transcription termination factor MTEF1, chloroplastic-like, with product MEEIFPFCSCRSLRQVPPIAPPLLSRTPPLDRCRRLRACAHLSKNTPIPLPEKPPRISPPFPVLRLSSNPSPAAVFHDKLLFLDSVGIDLFAASSSSHPALAAASLYDLRSSVHFLRSLGLSAPELRRACGMCPEILTASPSNLAAVVSFLLREAGVQDQDLRRVIFRRPRLLVSDVAGHLRPALYFLQMLGIAPIARHTSLLSCSVEEKFLPRLEFLEGVGFSPRNARAMARRFPQLFCYSIDENLRPKVEFLVLEMQRELRELRDFPQFFSFSLPNRIKPRHRTCKEKGVVFPLPVLLRPSNGQFMAQLEVRISSSLPLKRSPLWRTSMDGGL from the coding sequence ATGGAGGAAATCTTCCCCTTCTGTTCCTGCCGCTCCCTCCGCCAGGTTCCCCCAATTGCTCCACCCCTTCTCTCACGAACCCCCCCGCTCGATCGCTGCCGTCGCCTCAGGGCATGCGCCCATCTTTCCAAGAACACTCCCATCCCCCTTCCTGAGAAGCCTCCGCGAATATCCCCACCCTTCCCTGTTCTACGCCTCTCATCCAACCCCTCCCCGGCCGCTGTCTTCCACGACAAGTTACTCTTCCTCGACTCTGTCGGCATCGAcctcttcgccgcctcctcctcctcccatcCAGCCCTCGCCGCTGCTTCTCTCTATGACCTCCGCTCTTCTGTGCACTTCCTCCGCTCCCTCGGCCTCTCCGCCCCAGAGCTCCGCCGCGCCTGCGGCATGTGCCCCGAGATCCTCACTGCCTCCCCTTCCAACCTCGCTGCCGTTGTCTCTTTCCTCCTTCGCGAGGCTGGCGTCCAAGACCAGGACCTCCGCCGCGTCATCTTCCGGCGACCCCGCCTTCTAGTCTCTGACGTCGCCGGTCACCTCCGCCCCGCACTCTACTTCCTCCAGATGCTCGGCATCGCCCCCATCGCGCGCCATACCTCGCTGCTATCCTGCAGCGTCGAGGAGAAGTTCCTTCCCAGGCTCGAGTTCCTCGAAGGCGTGGGCTTCTCCCCACGGAACGCTCGGGCTATGGCCAggagatttccacagctcttctGCTACAGCATAGACGAGAATCTTAGGCCAAAGGTGGAGTTTTTGGTGTTGGAGATGCAGCGAGAGCTACGGGAGCTGAGAGACTTTCCCCAATTCTTCTCTTTCAGTTTGCCCAACAGGATAAAACCGAGACATCGGACATGCAAGGAGAAGGGCGTGGTCTTCCCGCTACCGGTATTGCTGAGACCAAGCAACGGGCAGTTCATGGCGCAATTGGAGGTACGAATTAGCTCTTCCCTTCCGTTGAAAAGGTCGCCCCTTTGGCGCACAAGTATGGATGGTGGTCTATAA